The genomic interval gtcaacTACAATTTCCAAGGTCAAGGATGAACTTTCACACTCAATGATAATAACAcattcaataaaatataaaatataaacttttAATTATggtctctttctgtttttgtcagaCTCCTGGATCAGCTACCCCTATTTCCAGCCATAGTTCTCTTCATGAACACTTGCACAGTAAGTGTCGTTGCAAAGATGCTTTTGTAGCTCTACCATAGTTTCTGTGATTAAACTGCATACAGTGTGCTTCATCAACTAAGAAATCAAATGCATTCTATGTTTAATCAAAAATCCTTTCACCTCTAATTTAAAAAGGAACGCCCACATCCTTCAGCACTCCTACAAGGTACAAAATGCTTTACAAATAACTTGCcatcaaacatcacatttctacAATACGTGATGGAAATATTTTCTCATATAATCGTGAGTCGGTCCATTTGTGTCTTCCTCAGAACTCCCCGTCAGACTCCTAATGTCTTCCAGTTCCCGTTTATGAGTGGATTATCAATACAGTCACCCCGACGTTAAACAAATGGCCCCTAACAATGCTGTGGATATTTTTGTCAGTTATCCAGATGTGTTCATCAGGACTGTTAGGTCTTCGTTGGGGATACACTTCAGTTGTTTCCCAGTAACAGTTGACTGAATGTCTTGCACATCGTTGAGGTATTTAATAACTGTTACGTTTATATTGATGTTGTACTTATGTTACCATGTGGTTCCTCTGTTGATGACTTAACCTGCCATATTATCTTATTGATCATTGGTTAACTAGTCTTTTTCTGGCActtcaattatatatatatagtataattatatatatataatatatattataaattaaattatatatatatataaattatataaattatagatacgaatatataaagtatatatatatatataaattatatagaATAAAGTATAGACATGATATAATAGAGATAGATagtataattaattatttaatatatatatatatatatagattatatatattatattatatagtatatatattatataatattatattatatattatatatatattataactaatattatttatatatagacttatatatttatatatataattattatagattttattatatatatatattttatatatatatttatatatagatttgatatatatatatatatatatatatatatatataatatatataatatataatatatagatatatatatatatatatatatataataaaatctatatataatatatattaaattatataatatataaatctatatatatatatataaaaatatttatatatatatatatatatataaaaatattttatatttatattaatagagCCATTTCTGCAGACTGCTTTTTGCTCACAACAGAACGTTTGCattgatgaaaaaataaatttgaTGTCAGAATCAGTTCGAGTCATTACAGACACACGAAAAACATTGCTTGCACACATGATTAGAAAGGCAAATCCTTTACTGGTTTCCAGTGACACAATTGTGCAAATGAGACATTTTTCAAACGGGAGAAAATACATGAAAGACATCTGCAAAGGAAGACACTAAGCGTTATGGACATTTCCCAACAGCATGACACTTGTCTTCGTGCTTCATTACTAATAGAGTAAAAAATTAGACACTGCTTTATCAACATGATGCTCATCTAAACTTTATCCAGACATTTATAATGAACTAACTAAACTCGGACTCAATTTTAAAGCCCTCTTTAGGTCTACAAAGAAGTACTTTAGAGGGTGGAGTTTTCTGAACTGATAACCTGGATGTATGAGGTTTGTGCTATAATTCATAACATGAGTTAACAGAAAGGTATTTTTCTTTGGATTCAAACCTATTGCTACTTATACAGTACGTAGACCCCCATACATTATATTATCTAGATTATAAACCATCAAGTCACATCCTACAGCTATTAAGACaaaatagatataaaaataCTGACTGAATTAACGAGTGCAAATCAGAATTTAATTGGGCAATTCTGACATCTGTACGACATTGATGCGATTGTTGCCTTCTTGGTTCTGTTGTTCTTACTGTTAAAGGTGCAGTTAAATGCAAACAACAAAGTATACAAACAGTAAATCAAGTATTACAGCAGTGTCTAAAGAGGATTCTGGGAATGCGTCTCAGAAATATGTTGCAGACATTAGTAGGAATTAGATGCACAATGCCGTTTTCAAAAGTTATGACAATAGCTTTCAGTGTTAATGGATCAAAAATGACACGGTTTCGTTAGGAACAAATATTTTGAGATAATTGGATTTAATGAATATGGCAGCAGGCTCTAAAACCAAAGTGCAAGATGTCAATTTAAAAGTGGACATGTCCAGTGTGCTTTTCTTGACAAGGAATTATTGGCTGTAAAGGAATGATTAAAACACAGTGAACTGTCAACACATTTATCAACATAGACATTTTTCTGGAGCAGTTACTTATCTGCTTTAGTTAGGTACCAAAAGTACAACCAGTTTAAACCAATTAAACTGCTACAATAGCATACTAAGAATTCTGCAGTAGTGAtctaaacaaaaataataagctCAAGAAAATATAGCAAACCAGTGTACAAGTTACTGTCGTATTTACAGCAACACGGCAGCACAATTATAATTCAAGTCCAAAATATATTAGGATAAGCAGGAACTGCAGAACATATAAAAACTCAAACCTCACTTTGGGCGTGTACTGGGAAGACCGGATGTTACAAACCTGCCGAAATAAAGCAACTTTAACCAAAGTAGTAACTATGCTTGTAGGCGCAAAGGATGCGAGGAGCACTTTTAGAAATGTACTTCAGTCTGGTTACAGCGTCTTATTCGGGAACAATTGGGCTTTTGCTCGGTCCCTCAAAATCCTGACTTGCAAACCAATCTCGCACTTGCTGGTAGCTCATTTTTGATTTCTTGCATAGAGTGTCAAGgtctttttcatttagtttgcCTGTTGAAAGGTGATATGTTACCAATGGCTGGATATCAGGGGAATCTGCGGTTGTTGCATTTGCTTGAGATTTTCGTTTGCGGCTACCCCCAGCCCGAGTAGATGTCCCAGAGCCGCTTCCGTTAGCTAAACCACTGCTACTCTGCTGGGCTGCAAGTTCTGCCAAGAACTGGTCACGAACCCCTTTCACCCAGCGCAGCTGACCGTTTTTAACAGCATACCGTGTGTCCCCAAACCACTGAATAACATCTGCCCGGGGTAAACCTGTAATCTTAACAAGTTCGGTGTAATCTTCACTCTTGGGCCACTGGCAGCGTAAGAAGTGCTGCTTTAACAAATCCAGCTGCTCCTTGGTCTTTCTTGGTCGCCCAGCCGGAGTGAGGGCAGGGGAGGTAGATGAGGGAGCCTTTGAGGGTGTTTGTGCAGGACTGGCTTTGGCTGAGTGGGCGGACTTCTTTGATGTGCTGATGCTGTTTGGAAGCGGTTTATTAGGCGAGGCAGTCAGTGGTGGGCTGCCAGAGGGGGAAGAGTAGGGAGAGATTTTTAATATACCTGATGGTTCCTGTGGAACATCTGGCTCAACCTTGCAGGTCTTAGTCAGTTGTAATGGTTGCTCTTCACTTTGTTCTTCATCTTTCAAACTGTCCCCATCACCAGAAAGCTCCTCCATAACTTCATAACCTTCTGAATCAAGGACCTTTTCCCCAAATGCCTCCAGGCTGTTTGACAAGAAGGTCtgaaagaaatgtgcatttttgaCGCCATTGCCACGCGCTGCCTCCTGGCCCTTCACCCCGTTTAGTTGACTAGTCTTTTGTGTAATAAGTGGGAGAGGTTGAATTTGTTGATCTGGTTTACCTCCGGTGTTTTGAGAGTAGTTCTGGGCTGCAGCAAGGCTTCCTCTACCAACCCTAAGCTGGTACCGGCTGTCACTGAAACCATTTACGAATGTCGTTACGGCTCAGCCCCGTTTCTTCCTGCAAACGTCTAAGCTCTGCCTCCGCAGGCCAGTTCTCTCTCAAAAAGCTCTTTCGAAGGGCAGCGAGTTGAACTTTAGACTTTTTGTAGCGCCCATGACGGTGCTGTCTTGAAGATGGCTCTGAAAGGTCAAGGGAGACATCAGCTGCTATACTTGCTGGTGCGTCTGCTGGTGGGCGGTAGAAGTAGGAATCCTGAGGAGGTGGGAGGGTGGAGCTGAAACACGGGACATTGGGTTTGGCTGGTTTATAGGAATCTGGTGACTCACACTTTGGTTTGTTCTTCTGGGGGCTAGAGAGAGCATCCTCTACTTCATTGATGCTCTTATCCTCAATTACCAATTCCTCACAACTTCTGCTCTTGTTCTTAATTTTGGCTTCCTCGTTTGTTTCAGTAGAATCTTCACATAGCTCAGGCACTGCCAGCTTTTGACGCGTCTCCTCGATCTCTTCTGAGGACCAGCTGATGCCATATTTAATTCTCTGCACCATAAACCACACCTTTACTTTGTCCAGAGGTAAGGCACATACCCGGGCCAGGGTGGTAACCTCACAAGATGATGGGTATGGAAATAAGTTAAAGGCTTGGACCAGCTCTGGGATTGAGTCAAGTTCACGGGTTTGATCCGACTGTGTCCATACCAACTTCAGACCCTCTGACACTAGAGGCAGGCACACAACAGAGTTGTTGTTTGTGGTGAAACTAGCCACACCACTCTCATTGCTTTCTGCTGAGCTGGCAGAGTGGCGCAAATCCTTGGAGGAGCGCTTAGCTTCAAGTTTTACTTCACATTCTGTATTTGTTACTTTTCCTCCAAAGGGCCCCTTCATGCCTATAAGCAGTCCATTTTTGCCATTATGTTCACTGTAGGTTGCCATCTGGGATATGAAAATAGGGTCTTTCacctataaaaaaagaaaagaaaaacactgatttagttgttgatgtttttcactCGTCTCAACTGCcaaactgttttcacagataaGATAACTGTGGAGAGAAGGAACATTTCTTCTGAGGAGTGCAGCCAAGAGTATAGACTATGATGTTTTCACAACTTTCAGTTCTCATTCATTCTCAAAGTCAATTATCTGACAGCTggttcccccctcccccctacTTCGCACTCCTTATTCTGAACTCCCAGCGAAACTTGTCGTATACTCTGTCGAGACTGGGCTCCCCTCCCCCAAAGTGTGGTGCctgacttttgttttgtgtgagtgGGGGGATTGGTCGCAAAGGGTGGGTGGGTGCGTGGGGAACGGGGATCTACGAGAGATCCATCACAGTCTACTTTCTCACCCCTTCCCAGCCAGGCTTTGTTCCACTCCCAAGTTCTCGGTCCCGAAATACGAGTGTAGTGTCACAAAAGGCAGATACCACAAGAGAAACCTGTGGAAGGAGCAAACGAGTTGCATTAGTAACACTCAAGACCAAGTCTAGGCACTCTTAGTACTTAAACAGGATAAAACACAAACTTAATTTGTTCATTAAGAAATGGtttgaaatactaaataattataaatgtaattttgtttttgagCAACAGGTGTTAAACCAACACACCAAGCATGGACATATCATGTTGGTGGTTAgaaggctaaataaaaaaagaattgtgaTTCAGACACCATTACATATTTCTCCCATTGCAGTCATTACCTTATTATATTAATAGGGTGTTTATAACTACTTATTGGACAGTGCCTTACAAGTAACTACGTGTCCTACCATTTACTTAAGAGTTCTTCTGTATTTGGAACAACAGAGGAAATATTACGCATTTAGTTAGATTACGCCATGGCCGACGATTAAGGTCGCTTGAGCCACGCAATAAATGTTCAAGTGTACAAAAACATAAGCAAACTATTATGAAACCACTGTGTTAGTCATTGCGTGACACATTGAAACCCACGGGGGTGAGATCATGTGGTGGCCTCCCCGGTGTTTCACGTATAACTTCAATGTGCTGTAAGAGATTATACGTAGGATCTTTGTTGTAGTGTAACAAAAAGCTATAAAAGTTGCTCTCGGTGGCAATCACAATAGCAGCCCAGTGTCTCCCCCTTTATGGCGTACTAACTAAAACGCTTCACACTGCACAGGCGCACTTCGCCGTCAGACACGCTTCAgtgaaacataaaaataaacttaCCGAAAATGCCAAAATAACCCGTTATCCCCGAGGTCCGTTTGAGCGTATAGACAACAAAAGAAACTCAGAGTTTCCCCTCTGCCACTCCGCTTTTTATGGCCGAAGTTTAGAGGAAGACCAGGGAAACAATGCCGTCCGTCTGTCGGTTTGACCCTTGTCTTATTTATCAAGCACCTCGATAGATTACGCTCGGGATACAAAGATGCGAAGCGACCAAGTTTGTCGCCTTTTCGTAGGAGTTAGGTCGTCGGCTGAATCCTGCCGTATAGGACACAAACCTCTCAATCCGTGAGATTCAGGTCTGGATTTCAGTCGCCGTTACTTCGTCCTTCTCGGTCCATCCGTTGTTGCTTTTGTTCTTTAACTGAGAAGTGTTTTCGCTGTCCGGCCAGATCGAGGCGAGGCGGAGCTGAGGACCAGGAAGCCCAGAAGGCCCAACTGACTCTCCCACAGTGACGGCGGGGTGGGTGTGCCAGTCTGGGAGAGCAGGCCATGGATTGGAGGGAGGAGGCGCCCGTATAATAAATCCGTGGCAGTAGGCTAAACATTTTCACGTCAAACACCCACCCCCAccgcctccccctccccctccccaaATCAGGCCTcaaacatctcatctcattttTAAACGAGTATCAACATCTTGTTAAATTCAAACATTGCATTCATTCAGCTCCTACTTTCCTTACTTAGTACACAACataatttaaatcatttttaatgtaCTTATAGGAATCCCTCAAGACCCCTGGAGGTCCGTAGGCACCACTCAGGACACTATATATTCTGGAAATGTGGGCATTTTAGCAACATGGGAgatgttatattatatacacattgtggtattttataaaaacatattctaCTACTTTTAGACTCAgtaacacatttttttccagccaagaaaataaactaaataaagaagACAGTATTTCCCAATGATACAATGTTTTGCTGGCAACTTTGAAACATCTTTTAAACCTTCATGTTAAGGAATacaatttacagaaaataaaataaaacatttaagtaaataaataaaatacagtaaaatccaagtaattaaaagcattttaaattgcCCTGGGGCTTGTATTAATTCCCAATGTATCACTAAAATGAAGACGAAGAGACATTTAGTCTTTATCACAACAGCTGATAAACCAAATTTAAAGCTAGAAATTGTTAACAGCCTGTTGGATTTTTGGAACGAGACATAGCACACAATCAACAGTGTTCCAGTGATACTGTGTGTCCTTGAGCACACTATGCTGATTCACAAAACAAGGCAGCAGAGTCAGAGGTAGCAATTAGATTTCATAGTAATGCTAAATGGTAGAATAATATAGACAAGATGTAGATATTCATCTTTCTGCAAGGGATTCAATCCTTTTTATGCAAGACATCTTTTTAACAGTTTGAAAATGCTTTCATTTTGTTATTCTGCCGAAGGAATGAGAAGTGAAAACAGCAGCGAGttaacttttctttatttaactgGTCTAATACGTAGCAgtagtgctctctctctctgtgtgtgtgtgtgtgtgtgtgtgtgtgtgtgtgtgtgtgtgtgtgtgtgt from Cottoperca gobio chromosome 17, fCotGob3.1, whole genome shotgun sequence carries:
- the homeza gene encoding LOW QUALITY PROTEIN: homeobox and leucine zipper encoding a (The sequence of the model RefSeq protein was modified relative to this genomic sequence to represent the inferred CDS: deleted 1 base in 1 codon), with the translated sequence MATYSEHNGKNGLLIGMKGPFGGKVTNTECEVKLEAKRSSKDLRHSASSAESNESGVASFTTNNNSVVCLPLVSEGLKLVWTQSDQTRELDSIPELVQAFNLFPYPSSCEVTTLARVCALPLDKVKVWFMVQRIKYGISWSSEEIEETRQKLAVPELCEDSTETNEEAKIKNKSRSCEELVIEDKSINEVEDALSSPQKNKPKCESPDSYKPAKPNVPCFSSTLPPPQDSYFYRPPADAPASIAADVSLDLSEPSSRQHRHGRYKKSKVQLAALRKSFLRENWPAEAELRRLQEETGLSRNDIRKWFSDSRYQLRVGRGSLAAAQNYSQNTGGKPDQQIQPLPLITQKTSQLNGVKGQEAARGNGVKNAHFFQTFLSNSLEAFGEKVLDSEGYEVMEELSGDGDSLKDEEQSEEQPLQLTKTCKVEPDVPQEPSGILKISPYSSPSGSPPLTASPNKPLPNSISTSKKSAHSAKASPAQTPSKAPSSTSPALTPAGRPRKTKEQLDLLKQHFLRCQWPKSEDYTELVKITGLPRADVIQWFGDTRYAVKNGQLRWVKGVRDQFLAELAAQQSSSGLANGSGSGTSTRAGGSRKRKSQANATTADSPDIQPLVTYHLSTGKLNEKDLDTLCKKSKMSYQQVRDWFASQDFEGPSKSPIVPE